ACAGGATATGTAATTCATGATATTAGGCATTACTTATAGAGACAGTCTCTGAcatagtaacctaacctaactttaacaTGTATATGACAATCAttgaaattcttttttattctaGGCTCTTTCTGGACAATGCGGTTTCATGGCAGCAAATATGTACGCAAAATCCATATTCGGAGAGGACGCACTAGCAAACATGTCTATCGAAAAACCCTTGAATAAACCAGACGCTCCAGTTGTCGGCCATATACGTATCAGAGCAAAGAGTCAAGGCATGGCGTTATCATTAGGAGATAAAATCAATTCCACGCAGAAAGGACCGCAAAGCAAAGTGGTGCAAGCTGCTTAAAACGCGTAGTCACTAAATCTGTTTTACGTATCCTCAGTATTCGAGTCGTTTCGAAAAAAAAGCGTAGCCAATTGAGATATGTTTTATACAATTGAATACATTGGTATTATTACgccatttttttctttctttttatttgatttcCTTGCGTACCGATATCGTTTACCGACGATACTTGCTGTACCCGCAAGCGAAGAAATACGTACACGATATACTTTAGCTACACTTCTATTTTATTCTGTTGAAACTGTCGTTTCtgatatatacaatattttttacgaAATAAAGAACGAATACTTTACACCGTATCAGTGTTCATTTCGTTCggtgtccgccattttgtactgCCTTCGCTTCCTGCTTTTGAACGATTTAGTGACACTTAGTGGATGTCAGAGattgttaatttttgtataaacacAAGCGCAAGAATTGATATAAGTagaatacatatttatttatgctttatgttatattatgttacatattttatttatttatttacatggaAATTCATGACACCATTGTAAGATTAGTATAGCCTGTGAATATTTCAGTGTTGGCAATGAATATTAAGAACTATGCAATCCTAAGTTAATTAGTTTTGCTCTCTAATGTAATTTGATGcatattataacaaattaaGCCACCAAAATCAATAATAAttggattttttaaaaattgaataagtggcgccatctctccggcgaacagggtgaactacacacttttggaaCAGCACTTTCGTTAGTTCCCACCctccgccgctagatggcgccacctacTCTCTTCACAATTcaactatttttataaaactttacaGCTTACTTTAACAAATATACAGAAAATGAAATTGACAACTTAACAGAAAAGTTGAATTAAAGTTCCATTTAatccaataaaaaattgaattttaattgtaaatattagtGGATATCCACATCAGCTTCTTCGATCCCCTCAACTTTATCTTTGAGGGCCGTCAGCCTCAAAGGAGCATCCATGTTTAACACCTCaatttcttccttcttttttcttttcgatcTGTACAAAGGATTTTCGAATCTTCCTCCCGAGTCCTCCTCCTCAGTTTCTTCGTTTTTATCAGGCTGTTCTTCAGCGACGGCTACGTTGGCTATTTGGACGTTGCCTTCTGGTATGTTCTCGAAACGAGCGAAACTAAATGGCTTGGACTGAGACTTGTCTACTCGAGTGCCGTCTCTGATTGACGAAAAAACGTCTGTGCAGCCTGATAGCATGCTGGAAAATAggatcattttattaaaattagattTGTAGTTTTGTTAGGGACTTTTTAagctaaattttttatttgcaaaactATGAAATATTTGGAAGATTTAAAAACAGAATTATTTCACTGATGATCATAACacatttgttagtttcattaaatttcactAAATCAAATTTCATTAAGTTTCACTAATAAACAAAGTACATGTGGAAATTTTAttcttgttaaatatttataataatttttgcacTATTTTTTAGACCTATATCTACGATAagttagaaataaataaatctatattattatatgaaaattgttatttttttcaataaacTCTTCCTCAATAGCCTCAATAGAGAGTACAaaagtgaaatttaatattttgtaaactcTCCTACTTTTCAACAGCAAAGAACGCAAAATTTTGTTTCGAAGAAATGATATTCGACTCAATTGGGGTTGAGCTAATTAAATGCTACGAGTTGCCGGTAAAAGGGTCGCTGAGAAACATGGCGACGAAGAAATTGCCGAGTGTAAAATGGTAAATGGAAACGGGTTCGTCGACTGCTAGGTTGTTGCCACCGCCATTTCCTAAATTGAAACATTCTCGGACCCTACTTATCATCTTTCTTTCATTATCTTTATTGCTATTTATCCCTATTActttctgattttataatttaccgTGAGTTTTCTTCAATTATACACTcggtttcttattttattttgctaatgtctttttttggatttttaacttttatctattatttttagTAGTATTTTTCTTTGATCTACTTTGTTACCTCTTCCTTGTATTTTactgttttcaagttttcttcaattttattttttattcgttatttattattaatttattattgattgATTGGTTAGTTGGTTGGTTGGCTGAGCgatcgattgattgattgattgattgattgattgattgattgattgactgattgattgattgattgattgattagtTGGTTGGTtggttgattgattgattgattgattgactgatcgATTGATTGTTTGGTtggttgattgattgattgactgattgactgattgactgattgactgattgattgattgtttggttggttgattgattgattgattgattgattgattgattgattgattgactgactgactgactgactgactgattgattgattgattaattgactgattgactgattgattgattgattgattgattgattgattgattgactgactgactgactgattgattgactgattgattgattgtttggttggttgattgattaattgatttattgattgactgattgactgattaattgattgactgattgattgattgactgaaagattgattgattgatttatttattttttgttatttattatttgttatttatttcttatttcaattttattttgtttcttactctttttctttttcacttcttttaatattttactgtttgcaaatgTCTGCCTTTTAAAATGTTTTAGAcgtattattttctttattatttttattaaatgtttaacaagtttgaattattaaccCTACACCTTTCACCTGTTCCAACCTTTATCTCTCGATTTCGGTAAATATCTCCATTGTACCATCAACCACATTTTCAGCGACCGCAGTAGGAGGCAAACAGCCGGAAACGGAACTTTTGAACTTGCACGTGTTCGATTCGCTAGGAGCAAACATAATTCAACGGTAAAATTCGAGACAACCTTCTCTCTTGATTGCATTGATCAAATTCGATGAAATTCGTTTTACAGATGAAATGAACAGCGAGGTTCAAAACAGGTGGTGTTGGATACAAAAGAATCgttttatataaatgaattcttttaaacGAATATTAGTAGATTATGTAAGTAAAAGAtgcaaaataagtaaaaattaattaaagcaTATAAGTAAAAAgtgcatatttaaaaatgatcatacaaataaataatacaagacaatataaataaaaattacgagATCATGTAAAAGATATAAGAGTGTATAATTAAAAAcgacaaaatcatacaaataaaaaatacaatatgacacaaataaaaataacaaagttaCACAAATAAACAACACAAAAGCgcacaaataaaaatgtcaaaaacatataaataaaaaatacaagatgacacaaataaaaataacaaaattacacaAATAAACGACACAAAAGCGCACAAATAATAatgacaaaatcacacaaataaACAacgaagataaataaaaaatgcatcttcacataaataaaaaatatcagtcaacaaaaataaaaagtacaaaaccacccaaataaaaaatacaaaattaaacgaGAGAAAGCCACCCAAACAAAGAATACAAAAAAGACTACAATACGCCAAAAATAAGAattacaaaacaaaataaaaaatctgataaaacaatacattataaaaatagaaaaataatatttgaaagtacATAGCTAACGAAGTATtccagaaagaaagagaaaacaaATTTCGCCTACTCCAGAGGAGGAACATCCAGCGAGGAAGTTAATTTCGCAGACTTCCGGTTTGCAGGATGCAACAGAAGGGAAAGTGGAGGCGCTTGCATACAGTGTCTCGTGTTTCATATCCGTGTAATTACTTTTTCCATCGTTCGCTCTCTTTTTTTCTCCTGTGCTTTTTCCATACGATCCGCTCTCTCGAAATAGTGACGGCGGGATATAAGGGTCAGACACAACGATTTTCATGGAAAAGTTGATCACCTTCCGGGAATGAGTTACTCATTTCCCTCTTGTTAAAATGCACTTTGTTCGAGATATTCTTTGgtgaaatgatttttaattttatgagtgattgtaatgtttaattttagtttatgtaattttgttttatgtaattttgggtgattgatttttagatttttttaaatttaatttttaggggGTGGTTTTTGGTAAATGTGGTTTAGGAGTTTTTTTGGGAGGGTTCATTGGGTTTTGGGGTGTTAAGGAGTGTTATGGGGTGATCTAGGGTATTCTAGGGTATTATAGGGAATTATAGGGTATTCTAGGGTATTCAAGGGTATTCTAGGATGTTCCAAACTattatagggattttgagattattAGGTTTCTAGGTTactggatttctaaattacttctacattttctaatttctaaattttcaaaattccacatttcccagaTTCTACATTCtgcaatttctacatcccccaatttctacactcctcaatttctaaaaactccagtttctacattccccaatttctacatcctccaatttctatatttcccaatttctacatcccccaatttctatattccccaatttctacatcccctaatttctaaattccccaatttccacatcccccaatttctacatttcctaatttctacattccccaatctcaacattcttaaatttctacattccccaatttttacatttcctaatttctacatccccccaatttctatattccccaatttctacatcccctaatttctaaatttcccaatttccacatcccccaatttctacatcctccaatttctacatttcctaatttctacattccccaatctcaacattcttaaatttctacattccccaatttttacatttcctaatttctacatccccccaatttctatattccccaatttccacgtcccccaatttctacattccccaatttccacatcccctaatttctacactccccaatctcaacattctttaatttttacattccccagtttctaaatctcctaatttctactcccccaacttccacatcccctaatttctcaattccccaatttccaatctctcccACTCTCTCCTCCCCAACCCCCAACACACAAGaaccaaaaatataaaaaatttcattaaattccaaaatcacaaaatcatgcaTCTTCTATAAATTCTTATACGTACTGTCTGTATGAGTACCCAAAGTACAAGAAAACGAAGAACAGTATGACAAAGATGATGAATGGCGTTCCAAAGAGGGGAACAAGTGCAACAGCCAGCCGATTATCCTGTAAAGCTGCACCTGCGGTTTCCGTGCTCGATACTTCAATGTTCATACCTGTTTAAATCATACAATTTATATGTAGAATACATAACAAAGATACAATAGTATTTTTCcttaagaataatttaaaaacgaagcttcaaatcctatttttgcaaaggaaaatcttgttcagaatgatatccacccctttcagggagttaAAATAGTTACGAGACACGttgtataaattattgaattgaacATCAAGTTTTCAGACAAgatttatcaagtttttaaactgtataatttatacagtgtataatattttttacaggTACTGTAAATTGATAAAAGTTTTAAGACAGACatcttgaattttgaatttttgagaatctttaaataattcaatttttgcaATACTCTATAAATAAAATCAAGTCTAAAAAATGTGTTGAATCCACAGAAATTTTGATGATAATAatcctacataatttttaaatgatcaaagttaaaattgtttcaagcaccttgaattttaataaaatcttcaaacgatgcaatttttacaatattccATAATTAATATCAAGTCTAAAAAATGTGTTGAATCTACAGAAATTTTGATGATAATAATCctacataattttcaaatgatcaaagttaaaattgtttcaagcaccttgaattttaataaaatcttcaaatgatGCACTTTTTGCAATACTAAATCAAAGATAAAAGAATTTCTTGACTCTACACAAATTTTGCTAATAAAGAACCGATATTATTTTGCAAACgaatcaaaattgaaatattgaaatctataAAAAGAATCGCAAAGATCAAAGAACAAATGAAACGCGATAAAATGCAGAAGCTTCAAAGAGATGAAAGACGATGAAAGTGACGTGGACAATAAAGAAATTACTTATTAAAGCCTTCTTCATATTTTCCACCGCTTCGAGGATATTGATTTCGGTATAGTCGTTCTTTTCCTTTATCAATACTTCGACTGCCCCGTTCGAAGTACGTCTGACATGCCATGCTAGGCTTTCTGTGTATCCCTCGAAAGCTTCGTCTGCTGCAACACGAACCACCGGCAAAGATGCTTTGTTTGTCAAAGACACTCGACCGCCACAATATCGACAACAGTGGCCTTCAACCTGAAGCAATACCGGAAATTGAAATCTTTGAGATCGCGATTTTTATCGGGTTGTTTCTAATAAATCATTGACGCAAGAGAATGAGTAGAGTctcttgatttatttatttttagaatgcatatttatcgtttattttatttttttaatttatcactTTTAACTCTGATTCGTCGTTTACAAATTCAATTTGTCTTTTTCGAGTTTCAACATTGTTTGCTTTAAGTTTGATTTATTTTCTACAAGTTTATCTTCTTcggatttaattttttaagtttggtatgtttttgacaaatttaatttatcttcacatctaatttattttcttcaaatttaatttgtctTCAAgactaatttattttctacaaatttattttcttcaaatttaatttaatttatcttcaaatctaatttattttcttcaaatttaatttaatttttcaaatttaatttgtctTCAAGACTAATTTATTtcctacaaatttattttcttcaaatttaatttaatttgtcttCAAgactaatttattttcttcaaatttaatttaattttttaaatttaatttgtctTCAAgactaatttattttctacaaatttactttcttcaaatttcatttagTTTTTCACATTCAATTTGTCTTCAAgactaatttattttctataatttaatttagtttcttcaaatttaattcatcttcgaatataatttattttctacaaatttgATTTACCtccatcaaatttaattttatttttcaagcctagaatatttttctcaaatttaatttattctctGCAAActtgttttcctttttttttgcaAGATATTATTTTTGAGGTTAGTGGAAATtgagataaattattaattactgtacCGTGAGAGGAAACTCGCAAGGCGTGAATCCACATTTTGGTCTCTCAATGGCACAGATTTCTTCGAGATAGTCGCCATTTTGATCATTTTGGCAGGCGCATTTGTCACAACTGTATTCGGCATATCTGTATCATGagagaatttatattttgaaattataggttcaattt
Above is a genomic segment from Megachile rotundata isolate GNS110a chromosome 15, iyMegRotu1, whole genome shotgun sequence containing:
- the LOC100880867 gene encoding protein amnionless, with the protein product MKMWYEILLLLLLTKACVGIEKYWLPNLEWETARNWVENRTPEIDSRVIFPLEMRHAAGLSISKDLRFSGFDLARTGSLVLPRDGNIQLKEEEKSKVKISQWARTGHIFWADPQNWNGSSEAAPHLERVPCRQDDIVLPEKKKTFSILLPMRNIEVRSVRMSDEKHPLSSWQWTEMEDRREFHKRFTVSYAEYSCDKCACQNDQNGDYLEEICAIERPKCGFTPCEFPLTVEGHCCRYCGGRVSLTNKASLPVVRVAADEAFEGYTESLAWHVRRTSNGAVEVLIKEKNDYTEINILEAVENMKKALISMNIEVSSTETAGAALQDNRLAVALVPLFGTPFIIFVILFFVFLYFGYSYRHMLSGCTDVFSSIRDGTRVDKSQSKPFSFARFENIPEGNVQIANVAVAEEQPDKNEETEEEDSGGRFENPLYRSKRKKKEEIEVLNMDAPLRLTALKDKVEGIEEADVDIH